TACTGGTTGGGACCTCCAGAACATTGTGCATAGAAGTGGTGCGAGcagacatctttgccttgtttccagttttaaagagaaagcatttactctttcaccattaaatgtcatgttagctgtaggctttcCCATATAGTGTCTTTGTCAGGCTGAGGAAGTTTTCTTCTGTAGTGCCATTAACTTAacgtttgttaaatatttttaattgttaataaCTTGCCTCATAATAAAATGAAGTTAACTTACAAACTTGTTTTCTGCTCTTGAGGGGTCACGAAATCAGTGGATCCTAACATGTCCCACTTTAgagagtttattttttccttagcaCTTAGACCAAGTTGCTTTAATACTACATTTGatagtacatttaaaatatattgatactGCATTTTGCAGCATTTGACATTCTTAAAATGATAGGTAAATAATCATTATCTCTTGCTAGATATGATTTTTCTAATCAGTAGTCAAATATTCATATTGAATTGGGTTTAGGTAGAGGTATAGATGAATAATATTGCCCTTACTTTGAATATATTAGGAGGCTAATTATTTTCCCCCTGCAATCTGGTCATATAATTTATAGCTTTCTTGTGAATCTTGTATGTCATACAAGGGATTGCAAGGAACTTTGCATATTCGACCTTCACAAAACTGgttattagtgtttttctgtctttttatagACTCGTCAAGCTATTTGATATGCTTTATATTAACATTATACTAAACACTTATTTGTTCAACTCCTATTCTTTGCCCAACACTGTAGTGTAGGCACTGGAGATATAATGAGGAACAAAACAGATGTTCTTCCCCTCATGGAGCTTGCAATCCAGTCAGGAAGACAAAACTGAACGAAAACATACTATAAACTATGGTACGTGTGGAATCTGGTCTAATCTGGGAATTCAAGGACGGTTCCTCTGAGGAAGTGGTATTTGAACTGAAGCCTGAAGATTGTATCTGAATTAACTAAAAGAAATGTGATGGCATATTAAGCAGCAGGTTCAAATACCCTGAAGCAGTAAGGAGCATAGCACATATGTGTGGGACGGGGAAAGGGTGGAGTGGAGTGAGGTAGAGCCAGTTTAACTAATCCTAAATAATGTAGAAGAGAAGTTAGATTGAATAGATATAAGGAGACCAGATTTTATAGGACCTGTTAGTATTTTATCCTAAGGGCAGTGTAAAAccactgaagtattttaaatgaGAGTGATATCATCTCATTTGCATTTTGGAAAGGTTATTCTGCCTGTTTTGCACATAATGGATTGAAGAGAGGCCACAGACCACTCAGGAAGACCAGATTGGAAGCCACTATAGTGGTTCACACACAAGATGATGCTAGTTTGTTTAGGGTAGTGGAGGTGGAGAAAAGTTAACAGATGGGAGGAATAGTTGAAGAAATAAATTCTGAATCCATACACCTTTTTGTACCTTTAAAAAACCTTTTACTTTACCCTCTATTTGTTTTTTACAATATTGGTTGCTCATTTCTCCTTGATAATCATTGCCTACTGTTTATCCTATTTACCATCGGTGGCTAATGATCCTCTCTTGCTTTGCTGTTTAGATCCTATTGAGTAGTTGCTTGAGTTGCTTAGATgtctaataatgaaatattgatacatataaAAGGACATATAAGACATATTTAAggtataaatgaaaaattaaacatCTGTGATGTATCACCTCAAGAAGTTACACAGTTTTAGCTATTAGAAGGAATTCTGAAGTAATTCCAAATAATGGTTCCTCTTAGATATTTCACAGCTAGTGTTCATCAGTTGAAAGGAGAGGGGGGTGGTTGataatgactaataagaatgaCAATAATAAAACACCTAATGACCCCTAAAATGAAGAGAATTATgcataatataaaaacaaagagtGCTTTATGTAATGAGCTGTGTAAATATGATATTAATGCTCTTGTTATTAGAGCTTCACATTATAAATTAGTTTCTATTAtaatcagatcagaaaaaaggatggaaaggaaaaaaagtgaggGGCTAGTAAAAAGAGTCAgtctcagaaaagaagaaaattatcttGTTTGAACTCCTGAAGCTGTTTTTTTGAAGTTggtagaagaaaagaaggaagcttGGTGGGTCAAAGCTATTGCTTCTTAAACTCTCCCTCTCATATTATCATATACCTTTGGCAGCATGTACAACTAGGGATTATTTACAGTATTCTTAGACTCAAATCCCTACCAGTGATTATTTGTTGGAAATAAATGTGTCAAACTAAAGTGATCTAGtatttgaatttccctaaatgatattttttgccatttctctgatttaaaaaatattatgattcaaaacttgaaaaataatgcACAGTCTATACttttagaaggattttttttttgagtttggtGATGAGGTAGCtttaattattaatagcattttatttttcaatggtTTTATAGGAAAACTTCGTATTTAAAAAAGCTTCGTATTTAACTGTCTACATTCATGAATATTTATcacctgtaatttttattttgaatatttattattattgtgaaAGAGAGTTTTAGTTAAATAGAATCTTGTTTGATTTCCATGCTTTTCCTAAAAGTTAAAATGCTTCCCTGTAAAACAGGACTTTCTAGCCTTTttgtattaaatttaaatatttactttcaaaTCTCAATATGGTACTCATTCTAAGATTGTTATTCTAActtatttcatacatttttctgGTAATGAGCAATGTGCTTCCATTCTATATTCCACCTAACTCCCTGAAGATTTTAACAGTAATATGATCTTCCTGAAAGGCAGTTCAACATGGAGGAAAGCATAGATCTTCTAttatttagaaatcattttttGAAATCCAAAATAATTCTTCTTAGACATTTCCTGACTAGCTGCTCTAGTGGAAAAGAGAGGGAATGAGGGAGGGGTTCATCAAAATGGTGTTAAGAATGACAATTTTGATCTGTTTCATTCCTAGTTTCATGGCTGTGTAATAGTGAGCAAGTTATACTTACCTTCTCTAGGTACCCActttcttcctttggaaaatgATAATGATAGGTATCTACTTCAtagagatttaatatttttattgagacaaaaatgtaaagcatatagcataatgcttggcacatagaatGTGCTCTAagtgttggttatccattttcaTCTCAAATTTCCTGATTCAATTCTGAAATAATGTGTAAAGTAATTCTAAGTCACTTTTAAGAAAATTGCTGACCCCAtaagaaatagttttaaaatagtgAATGTTTGTCTATAGTAagtcaaaataaatggaaatatttttaacctCCATTATATAAATGAGCTTAATTACTTTCTTCTGACTTGGGTATGAGTAGCTCAAGCACTGTATGACAAAGTTCTTTGACTCTTTGACTCTTTTTCTATTAGGATAAAAAGTGGACTAAGCAGTCATTCTATTTATTTCTAATGTCTTCTCTTCTGAGGTCATATTTGACCTTAAATATTCCAGCAAGTAGATTTTAGTATAGAGGTGTTAGTTCCAATACTTTGTTTGTACAGTTAAATACATCAGATTCAGCAATTTAGTGTGGGTGTGGCAGGGATTGGAGAGATTACAAAATAACTTCTGTTAatcaaaatataatatattttaaagagtaaaaatagTAGCTCTATCACTTGAGTTCATGAAGACTTAgatgatttttaataattaataggTTTTTTCTGCCAATGAGCATTAGATTACTGCTGACTTTTTAGTGTCCTAGTACCTTGTGGTAGTTTCTCTACAGGGTTTAAAGGTGtatctcagggttttttttttttttctgtcctgctCATAGGAAATAATCTTTACACATGCTATAAGGAAAATACCTCTAGAAATTCATACATGTCATTAATATGTTATAAGGATCGGTCAGTTCCATTGTGTTCTTTTGTCAATCTTGATCGGAGCTTGCCGAGTAAGTCTATAAGCCTGCATGTGCCTGGCAACTGTTACCTAGTGACAGTTTCAGCTGCAGTAGCCATTGGCTGTGCTGTTGATTGGGGCAGGAGGACCGAGTCACCTTTCTGATGGTGAGTTCTTCTGCATCAGCtcaggatgaggaggaggagcagggcttCGGCTCAGGTGGAGGCAGTGATACTGAGAGATTGTGAAGAATACACCGACAGCATCTCGGTAACTGCATCACAGTAAATCGGACTTCTGAATCAAGCAGCCCAGCCTAGCAGCTGATAAGAGTGAATGTAGGTGAGAAGCATTGTTTTATTCCTGTAACAAGAACTATTTTGTGATAAGTGAAACTAGGAATGTGCAAGGAGGAATATCCTGTGGCtattattataaaagaagaaGGACTTCCCTGAATGACTTGGTGGTGCACAAGAAAATAACTTTAAGAAGAATGCTTTCTGTTAAGCTCCTGCATTGTTCCTGAAGGAGATGTTTCTATTTCTAATGCATGTTCTTTCTTCAAAAGGTATGACAGCAAAGACTGACAAGAGACTCTCTGAAATGCCTGTACTTTAAAAAAGACTTTTGACAAATGTTAACCTCATATCAGAATGACCTTGGAAGCATTTTGGATGGATTCTATCCTGCCAGTCTTTCAGTATTTCAAACTCTAGGATTTAAACTCATCTTGATGCTttagaagtattttaaaacaagaacATCTTATAACCTATCTAATGGCCCCTGTATTAATTGAGCACTTGCTCAAAATAGAATACAGAACTAGAAGAGGCATTTTCTTAACATATGGCTGCTATATAACTGCAAATATAACAAACAAGGTAATTTTCCACTTTGAAAAGGTTTAGTTGAAGTAATGATTTAATGTGTTAATCatttaatgaaaacagaaaagatataGCAATATAGATTAGAAAGCCTACTAGAAATACCTAAGTAATAAATAATGGCAGCATTTCTAGTCAGAAGCTCAGAGGATATAGGAAAGTTTCTATTGtctaaatttcatatatatttacatatatttgtgaGATATAGGTGTGGTTGCAAAGGTGAGAAATAACTTTGAGCTGTGTATTTTATGATCATGCTCCATTATAAGGAAGCTGGTGTATCAGATAATGAAGGTTGTTTTCAGTTATTGATGCTGAAATTAATagcaaaaatgattttattttccttttgaaaaggaAGGAGTATAAATTACAATGCTGGTGGTAGCACCAGTAACTGTAATGGACTAAAACGCTTTTCATCTGAATGCTTAAAAAATGCATGCAGAATTAAAACTTCAGAAGTTTTTCCTATTTTGTCAGTGTTGACCCATTGTGTATTATCTTCTCTACTGGAagtatgcttttttttctcttatgagaGTTACAGGGCAATCTGGAGTCCATTACCGCTGTTCTGCTCCTTTGTGCCCCAGTAGAGATGAGTCTTTTAGAATTAATCTTGTTGGAGAAGGGGGTTCTTAGCTtttgagagaaaagagagagaaatggatcATAAAGTTGACCCACCAGCATCAAACCCTGAACTGAGCCAAAGACACTCTTTGCCACAATGAACTTTTTCTTAGCTTTCCAACCAAATCTGAGatcttaattatttaaattctaaaatatgaATCCATTTCTCCTGACAGATGAAACAGGAAGCCTGAGCctatttaaggtttttttctcACTCCTTCGAGTTGATCCCTAAGAAACTACCTTTCTGAGGAGAACAAACGACCCACAAGAGCTTTTCTTCCTTTGgcaattgcttttttttcttttacagatttaatttttcatagtgcAAGGTATTATTAAAAAGTCCGTTTTCTCTAGAAGTGCCTTGTGTCTGCAAAAAGTTGTTTGAAAGCACCGGAGGAAGCTAATCGGTGACCTTTTTTTCACCTCCTTTCTAGCTtatcccccttcctcccccctcccaaaGCTGAGGTGTGTTACTGCTGCACTGAGGCTGATGAAGAGACTTGAGTACTCCCTGGGATGCTCAGCTGTGACAGAAGCGCTGCCACTGTCTACTGAAGCTGATTCTGAGACACTCATGGGCAGAGTTTAGCAGATGCTAGGCAGGGCACCTGCTTGCTGTAGCCAAAGCTGCAGGTTCTTTTAATTCCAAGCCATGAATGAATCCAGATGGACTGAATGGAGGATCCTGAACATGAGCAGTGGCATTTTGAATGTGTCCGAACGTCACTCTTGCCCACTTGGATTTGGCCACTACAGTGCGGTGGATGTCTGCATCTTCGAGACAGTTGTTATTGTCTTGCTGACATTTCTAATCATTGCTGGGAATTTAACAGTCATCTTTGTCTTTCACTGTGCTCCACTCTTACACCATTATACGACCAGCTATTTCATTCAGACAATGGCATATGCTGATCTTTTCGTTGGAGTTAGCTGCTTGGTTcctactctctcacttctccaCTACTCCACAGGTATCCACGAGTCACTGACTTGCCAGGTTTTTGGATATATCATCTCAGTTCTAAAAAGTGTTTCTATGGCATGTCTTGCTTGCATAAGTGTGGATCGCTATCTTGCAATTACCAAGCCTCTTTCCTACAATCAACTGGTCACCCCTTGtcgcctgagaatttgcattgttttaatcTGGATCTACTCTTGCCTAATTTTCTTGCCTTCCTTTTTTGGCTGGGGGAAACCTGGTTACCACGGTGACATTTTTGAATGGTGTGCCACCTCTTGGCTCACCAGTGCCTATTTTACTGGctttattgtttgtttactttATGCTCCTGCTGCCTTTGTTGTCTGCTTCACTTACTTCCACATTTTCACAATTTGCCGGCAGCACACCAAAGAGATAAATGACCGGAGGGCCCGATTCCCTAGCCACGAAGTCGCTGCCTCTGGAGAGACTGGGCATAGCCCTGACCGTCGCTACGCCATGGTTTTGTTTCGGATAACCAGTGTGTTTTACGTGCTCTGGCTCCCGTATATCATATACTTTCTTCTAGAAAGCTCCCGGGTCTTGGACAATCCAACACTGTCCTTCCTAACAACCTGGCTTGCTATAAGTAATAGTTTTTGTAACTGTGTAATATACAGCCTCTCCAACAGTGTTTTCCGGCTAGGCCTCCGAAGAC
Above is a window of Balaenoptera acutorostrata chromosome 1, mBalAcu1.1, whole genome shotgun sequence DNA encoding:
- the GPR52 gene encoding G-protein coupled receptor 52; the protein is MNESRWTEWRILNMSSGILNVSERHSCPLGFGHYSAVDVCIFETVVIVLLTFLIIAGNLTVIFVFHCAPLLHHYTTSYFIQTMAYADLFVGVSCLVPTLSLLHYSTGIHESLTCQVFGYIISVLKSVSMACLACISVDRYLAITKPLSYNQLVTPCRLRICIVLIWIYSCLIFLPSFFGWGKPGYHGDIFEWCATSWLTSAYFTGFIVCLLYAPAAFVVCFTYFHIFTICRQHTKEINDRRARFPSHEVAASGETGHSPDRRYAMVLFRITSVFYVLWLPYIIYFLLESSRVLDNPTLSFLTTWLAISNSFCNCVIYSLSNSVFRLGLRRLSETMCTSCMCVKDQEARDPQPRKRANSCSI